The Aureispira anguillae genome contains a region encoding:
- a CDS encoding AraC family transcriptional regulator has protein sequence MNKIYIERIYKAMEFIDLNLDQPLNLAIVSKVALYSPFHFHRLFSSIVGENLNQFILRKRIERAAYQLKIDKSLGISEIAFNNGFNSSSSFSKAFKKYYGISPSYLKKNAQEFSKIKQVNSKNGQKKAQIDQYICNINHHLKFIAMHTKIEIKRMPAIQIAYVTHIGAFDQIGNAYGKLMHWAASKGLMANRTLTCYHDNPEVTDINKIRQSACIELTQAIHASDGVNVRTIEAGKYAVGKFELYFKEFEQAWQAMMIWVSENGFIPNERRACYEIYCNNPKNHPKKKSIIEICVPIKSM, from the coding sequence ATGAATAAAATTTATATAGAAAGGATTTACAAAGCGATGGAGTTTATAGATTTAAATCTTGATCAGCCGCTAAACCTTGCCATCGTTTCAAAAGTAGCACTGTATTCCCCTTTTCATTTCCATCGACTATTTTCATCTATTGTTGGAGAAAACTTAAATCAGTTTATTCTAAGAAAACGAATTGAACGTGCTGCCTATCAACTAAAAATAGACAAAAGTCTTGGCATTTCTGAAATAGCTTTTAACAATGGTTTTAATAGTAGTTCTAGTTTTTCAAAAGCATTTAAAAAGTATTATGGAATTAGTCCTTCTTATTTAAAAAAAAATGCGCAGGAGTTTAGTAAGATAAAACAAGTGAATAGCAAGAATGGACAAAAAAAAGCACAAATAGACCAATACATTTGCAATATTAATCATCATTTAAAATTTATTGCAATGCATACAAAAATTGAAATCAAACGAATGCCTGCTATTCAAATTGCCTATGTTACCCACATTGGAGCATTTGATCAAATCGGTAATGCCTATGGAAAACTGATGCATTGGGCGGCATCTAAAGGGCTTATGGCTAATCGAACCCTAACCTGTTATCATGACAACCCTGAGGTCACGGACATTAATAAAATTAGACAGAGTGCTTGTATTGAATTAACACAAGCGATTCATGCGAGCGATGGGGTGAACGTTAGAACCATTGAGGCTGGAAAATATGCTGTTGGTAAATTTGAGCTTTACTTTAAAGAATTTGAACAAGCTTGGCAGGCTATGATGATTTGGGTTAGCGAAAATGGTTTCATTCCAAATGAAAGGAGAGCTTGCTATGAAATTTATTGCAACAACCCTAAAAATCATCCTAAAAAGAAAAGCATTATTGAAATTTGTGTGCCCATAAAATCTATGTAA
- a CDS encoding alpha/beta fold hydrolase: MKRKIIILAILVALIALVGYQILSYFFSAPLYTPTDLRQDSTYTHLLKNNHLEDNSNTFKISKNISLNYFTKGTGEPVLIIHGGPGIPYHSAWKGLDSLTSSYKFYYYDQRGCGKSSRPFDVFEEDNYYNNMMQLHTNLGLPAQISDIEQIRQKIGVEKINIIGHSFGGFLASLYAIEFPEKVKNLVLVTPANVMKMPSTSKGLYDEVEDRLPEHLKAEYKEYIKRFLDFNTIFEKSEQQLIELNKEFITYFEAATHNKIKNSLSGIGGWCQYAMFFSMGKVHDYTPYLKQIQIPTLIIYGEDDIIPLESLTDYLQHIPHAQLKTIKNASHFPFNEQPIEFGKVVKQAFD; the protein is encoded by the coding sequence ATGAAAAGGAAAATAATTATTTTAGCAATACTAGTAGCCCTTATTGCTTTGGTAGGCTATCAGATACTTTCTTATTTTTTCTCTGCCCCATTGTATACTCCTACTGATTTGCGCCAAGATTCAACCTATACTCATTTACTAAAAAATAATCACCTAGAGGACAATTCTAATACATTTAAAATTAGTAAAAACATCTCTCTCAATTACTTTACCAAAGGAACGGGAGAACCTGTTTTAATTATACATGGTGGACCTGGAATTCCCTACCACTCAGCATGGAAAGGTTTGGACTCCTTGACTTCTAGCTATAAGTTTTATTATTATGACCAAAGAGGATGCGGAAAATCTAGTCGCCCGTTTGATGTTTTTGAGGAGGATAACTATTATAACAATATGATGCAGTTGCATACAAATTTAGGTTTGCCTGCTCAAATTTCGGATATAGAACAAATTAGGCAAAAAATTGGCGTTGAAAAAATAAATATTATTGGTCACTCTTTTGGAGGCTTCTTAGCAAGTCTGTATGCCATTGAATTTCCTGAAAAAGTAAAAAATTTAGTTTTAGTAACCCCTGCCAACGTCATGAAAATGCCCAGTACATCAAAGGGGTTATACGATGAAGTTGAAGATCGACTTCCCGAACATCTAAAAGCAGAATACAAGGAATATATTAAAAGATTCTTAGATTTTAATACTATTTTTGAAAAGTCAGAACAACAATTAATTGAACTCAATAAAGAATTCATAACATATTTTGAGGCAGCCACCCATAATAAGATAAAAAACTCCCTTTCTGGTATTGGAGGTTGGTGTCAATACGCCATGTTTTTTAGCATGGGAAAAGTCCATGATTACACTCCTTATCTAAAACAAATTCAAATTCCTACTTTAATTATTTATGGCGAAGATGACATTATTCCCCTAGAAAGCTTAACCGATTATTTACAACATATTCCTCATGCTCAATTAAAAACCATAAAAAATGCAAGTCACTTTCCTTTTAATGAACAACCAATTGAATTTGGAAAAGTAGTAAAACAGGCATTCGATTAA
- a CDS encoding serine hydrolase domain-containing protein, translating into MHRLPLYLIIITLWACSPSSKLENQSIDELKDLNLLLQKVRTQYKMPAMAAAVIRSDKIEAIAVNGIRRIHSKDKVLLSDRFHLGSTTKAITAHWAASMVESGLIEWDTKVLDVFPHWKDDALKTYHQITLSDLLCHRAKIQPFTSAMDLASLPHFLGDPMEKRRSFSKWLLKQNPAKVGNKEGYEYSNAGYSIAATMLEKVSGVAWEEAIINDVLLPIGCHATIGWPTDDNPDQPFGHHSSNPLDSNLRAVTARNMFQMEDIIAPSGDLSMSIEAYSKFVQAHLQGLRGKDNALKASTYDYVHYGRENYAMGWTRLLRNDVHISTHDGSAGTFYTHTSILKEKDLAIVIFINASNIYATKAVYTLKKRLLSIYNNS; encoded by the coding sequence ATGCATCGATTACCACTATATCTAATTATCATCACTTTATGGGCTTGTTCTCCAAGTTCTAAATTAGAAAATCAATCTATTGATGAATTGAAAGACCTGAACTTATTGCTCCAAAAAGTACGGACACAATACAAAATGCCAGCCATGGCTGCTGCTGTAATTAGAAGCGACAAAATTGAAGCCATTGCCGTGAATGGTATTCGACGAATTCACAGCAAAGATAAGGTTTTATTAAGTGACCGTTTTCATCTAGGTTCTACCACCAAAGCAATTACTGCTCATTGGGCAGCAAGTATGGTAGAAAGCGGCTTAATTGAATGGGACACTAAAGTATTGGATGTTTTTCCACACTGGAAAGATGATGCCCTCAAAACCTATCATCAAATTACACTTTCAGATTTGTTGTGTCATCGAGCCAAAATACAGCCCTTTACCAGTGCGATGGACTTGGCAAGCTTACCTCATTTTTTGGGTGACCCAATGGAAAAACGCCGATCTTTTTCCAAATGGCTGCTCAAACAAAATCCAGCAAAAGTAGGAAATAAAGAAGGGTATGAATACTCCAATGCAGGTTATTCTATTGCAGCAACAATGTTAGAGAAAGTTAGCGGTGTGGCTTGGGAAGAAGCAATTATTAATGATGTTCTTTTACCAATTGGTTGTCATGCTACCATTGGGTGGCCGACCGATGACAATCCCGATCAGCCTTTTGGGCATCACTCCTCCAATCCCCTAGACTCTAATCTACGTGCCGTTACGGCACGCAATATGTTTCAAATGGAAGATATTATTGCACCTTCTGGTGATTTGAGTATGTCTATCGAAGCCTATTCTAAATTTGTACAAGCCCACCTTCAAGGACTTAGAGGAAAAGACAATGCCCTAAAAGCAAGTACTTATGATTATGTACATTATGGTAGGGAGAATTATGCAATGGGTTGGACTCGCTTGCTTCGTAACGATGTGCATATTAGTACACACGATGGCAGTGCAGGAACGTTCTACACGCACACTAGCATTTTAAAAGAAAAAGACTTGGCGATTGTCATTTTTATTAATGCATCCAATATTTATGCAACTAAAGCCGTTTATACACTAAAAAAGCGCTTGCTGTCTATTTATAATAATTCATAA